From a region of the Balaenoptera ricei isolate mBalRic1 chromosome 11, mBalRic1.hap2, whole genome shotgun sequence genome:
- the FAM107A gene encoding actin-associated protein FAM107A isoform X3 — protein MAQAQLRTSMYSEIQRERADIGGLMARPEYREWNPELIKPKKLLNPVKASRSHQELHRELLMNHRRGLGVDSKPELQRVLEHRRRNQLIKKKKEELEAKRLQCPFEQELLKRQQRLNQLEKPPEKEEDHAPEFIKVRENLRRITTLTSEERAL, from the exons CCTCCATGTACTCGGAGATCCAGAGGGAGAGGGCGGACATCGGAGGCCTGATGGCCCGGCCAGAATACAGAGAGTGGAACCCGGAGCTCATCAAGCCCAAGAAGCTGCTGAACCCCGTGAAGGCCTCCCGGAGCCACCAGGAACTGCACCGAGAGCTGCTCATGAACCACAGAAG GGGCCTGGGCGTGGACAGCAAGCCGGAGCTGCAGCGTGTCCTGGAGCACCGCCGGCGGAACCagctcatcaagaagaagaaggaggaactGGAGGCCAAGCGCTTGCAGTGCCCCTTTGAGCAGGAGCTCCTGAAACGGCAGCAGCGGCTGAACCAG CTGGAAAAACCaccagaaaaggaagaggacCATGCCCCCGAATTTATTAAAGTCAGGGAAAACCTGCGCAGAATCACCACCCTGACCAGTGAAGAGAGAGCGCTTTAG
- the FAM107A gene encoding actin-associated protein FAM107A isoform X4 has product MYSEIQRERADIGGLMARPEYREWNPELIKPKKLLNPVKASRSHQELHRELLMNHRRGLGVDSKPELQRVLEHRRRNQLIKKKKEELEAKRLQCPFEQELLKRQQRLNQLEKPPEKEEDHAPEFIKVRENLRRITTLTSEERAL; this is encoded by the exons ATGTACTCGGAGATCCAGAGGGAGAGGGCGGACATCGGAGGCCTGATGGCCCGGCCAGAATACAGAGAGTGGAACCCGGAGCTCATCAAGCCCAAGAAGCTGCTGAACCCCGTGAAGGCCTCCCGGAGCCACCAGGAACTGCACCGAGAGCTGCTCATGAACCACAGAAG GGGCCTGGGCGTGGACAGCAAGCCGGAGCTGCAGCGTGTCCTGGAGCACCGCCGGCGGAACCagctcatcaagaagaagaaggaggaactGGAGGCCAAGCGCTTGCAGTGCCCCTTTGAGCAGGAGCTCCTGAAACGGCAGCAGCGGCTGAACCAG CTGGAAAAACCaccagaaaaggaagaggacCATGCCCCCGAATTTATTAAAGTCAGGGAAAACCTGCGCAGAATCACCACCCTGACCAGTGAAGAGAGAGCGCTTTAG